One window from the genome of Nitrosopumilus sp. encodes:
- the ilvN gene encoding acetolactate synthase small subunit yields the protein MWAILSILVENKPGILFKVTHLFRARNFNIDSISVGTTENPDYSKMTITTYGDEKQIDQIVKQLDKMIDTVKVEHLDEHKTVFRELSIFKIKLSNANDSMEINKLANAYGGKVHDVKKDSIMVELTATPDQIKAFEELAKPFGILDVARTGVAALQRSGV from the coding sequence ATGTGGGCCATTCTTTCTATTTTAGTCGAAAACAAACCTGGTATCTTGTTTAAGGTGACTCATCTTTTTAGAGCAAGAAATTTCAATATTGATAGTATTTCAGTTGGAACTACTGAGAATCCTGATTATTCCAAGATGACCATTACCACATATGGTGACGAAAAACAGATTGATCAAATTGTAAAACAACTTGATAAAATGATTGATACCGTAAAAGTTGAGCATTTAGATGAGCACAAAACCGTCTTTAGAGAACTTAGTATTTTTAAGATAAAACTGAGTAATGCTAATGATAGTATGGAAATTAACAAATTAGCAAATGCGTATGGCGGTAAAGTTCATGATGTAAAAAAAGACTCCATAATGGTAGAATTGACTGCTACTCCTGATCAAATCAAAGCATTTGAGGAATTGGCAAAACCCTTTGGAATTCTTGATGTTGCACGTACTGGTGTTGCAGCTTTACAAAGGAGTGGAGTATAA
- the ilvB gene encoding biosynthetic-type acetolactate synthase large subunit, translating into MNKMETMTGAKALMTAMEKEGVKQVFGLPGGANLPMYDEFARCDIRHILVRHEQSAAHMADGFGRVSRKPGVCFATSGPGATNILTGIATAQADSAPMIAVTGQVPVNMIGKDAFQESDIIGMANPVVKYAFQPRTASEVPEVVKKGFFIAESGRPGPVLIDIPKDVQINEEQMTFPDEFKIQGYHPWADPDIVNVEKAIDMLLHAEKPIILAGGGTIISSAFAELQAIAETLMLPVVTTFKGKGAFPETHPLSLGPIGMHGHAEANKMMAEADCVLAIGTRFSDRSVGTFEAFEKRLKIIHMDVDPAEIGKNQTTQIAVIGDVRVNLRVMVKLLLQKAIKKTDETPWLKHVKETKSYWKENLKIHPGEMGAAKILRKLRELLPKESIITTEVGQHQMWASLFYDVIQPGTFFSSTGLGTMGWGFPAAIGAKVAKPDVPVVDIAGDGSFSMTENSLATAVLEDIPVIVFLLNNSTLGMVAQWQRTFYGRRMIGVDQQSCPDYVKLAESYGAQGIRAQSMDELDKAIKTALSSNVATVIDIPIDPEEDVLPFVAPGTSLSDMILPS; encoded by the coding sequence ATGAATAAAATGGAAACTATGACTGGTGCAAAAGCCTTGATGACGGCTATGGAAAAAGAAGGCGTCAAACAAGTATTTGGATTACCGGGAGGTGCAAATCTTCCAATGTATGATGAATTTGCTAGATGTGATATTCGACATATTTTGGTAAGACATGAACAATCAGCTGCCCATATGGCTGATGGCTTTGGTAGAGTTAGTAGAAAACCTGGTGTATGTTTTGCTACGTCTGGTCCTGGTGCAACTAATATCTTAACTGGAATTGCAACAGCTCAAGCTGATTCTGCTCCAATGATTGCAGTAACTGGACAAGTTCCTGTAAATATGATTGGAAAAGATGCATTTCAAGAAAGTGATATTATTGGAATGGCAAATCCTGTTGTAAAATATGCATTTCAACCAAGAACTGCTAGCGAAGTTCCTGAAGTTGTAAAAAAGGGGTTCTTTATTGCCGAGTCTGGTAGGCCCGGACCTGTGCTAATAGACATTCCAAAAGACGTACAGATTAATGAAGAACAAATGACTTTTCCTGATGAATTTAAAATTCAAGGATATCATCCTTGGGCTGATCCTGATATTGTTAATGTTGAAAAAGCTATTGATATGCTACTTCATGCTGAAAAACCCATTATCTTAGCTGGTGGCGGTACAATCATTTCCTCTGCCTTTGCTGAGTTACAAGCTATTGCAGAAACTCTAATGCTTCCAGTGGTAACTACCTTTAAAGGAAAAGGTGCATTTCCAGAAACACATCCTTTGTCATTAGGACCTATAGGAATGCATGGACATGCAGAAGCTAACAAAATGATGGCAGAAGCTGATTGTGTATTGGCTATAGGAACTAGATTTTCTGACCGTTCTGTTGGAACCTTTGAAGCTTTTGAAAAAAGATTAAAAATTATTCATATGGATGTGGATCCTGCAGAAATTGGTAAAAATCAAACTACTCAAATTGCTGTAATTGGAGATGTTAGAGTAAATCTTAGAGTGATGGTAAAATTACTTTTGCAAAAAGCAATTAAAAAAACAGATGAAACTCCTTGGTTAAAACATGTTAAAGAAACAAAATCTTACTGGAAAGAAAATTTGAAAATACATCCTGGTGAAATGGGTGCTGCAAAAATTTTACGTAAACTTCGGGAATTGTTGCCAAAAGAATCTATCATTACTACTGAAGTGGGCCAACACCAAATGTGGGCATCTTTATTCTATGATGTAATTCAACCTGGTACGTTCTTTAGCTCTACTGGTCTTGGAACTATGGGTTGGGGATTTCCTGCTGCCATTGGCGCTAAAGTTGCCAAACCTGATGTTCCTGTCGTGGATATTGCTGGTGATGGAAGTTTTAGTATGACTGAAAACTCTCTTGCAACTGCTGTGTTGGAAGATATTCCAGTAATTGTATTTCTCTTAAATAATTCTACCTTGGGAATGGTAGCTCAATGGCAAAGAACTTTCTATGGAAGACGAATGATTGGCGTGGACCAGCAAAGCTGTCCTGATTACGTTAAACTTGCAGAGTCATATGGTGCTCAAGGAATTAGAGCTCAATCAATGGATGAACTTGACAAGGCAATCAAAACTGCTTTGAGCAGTAATGTCGCAACTGTAATTGACATTCCTATTGATCCTGAAGAAGACGTATTGCCATTTGTAGCTCCTGGAACTTCGTTATCGGATATGATCTTACCATCTTAG